One Cyprinus carpio isolate SPL01 chromosome A16, ASM1834038v1, whole genome shotgun sequence genomic region harbors:
- the LOC109075574 gene encoding gonadotropin-releasing hormone II receptor-like: protein MSDNTSLPCVSNTSLLPPLTDWRAPSFTPAAQARVAATMVLFLFAAVSNLALLISVSRGRGRRLASHLRPLIISLASADLMMTFIVMPLDMVWNVTVQWYAGDGLCKLLCFLKLFAMQTSAFILVVISLDRHHAILRPLDSLNAHHRNRRMLLLAWILSALIASPQLFIFRTVKAESVDFTQCVTHGSFRERWHETAYNMFHFVTLYVIPLLVMSWCYTCILIEINRQLHKSKAGESLRRSGTDMIPKARMKTLKMTIIIVLSFVVCWTPYYLLGIWYWFQPEMLKVTPEYIHHLLFVFGNLNTCCDPVIYGLYTPSFRADLARCCRCRTPVDSPRSLDRLSARHEHESNPASVKST, encoded by the exons ATGTCTGATAACACATCACTGCCGTGTGTGTCTAACACATCTCTCCTGCCTCCGCTGACGGACTGGAGGGCACCCTCCTTCACTCCCGCGGCTCAGGCCCGTGTGGCGGCCACCATGGTGCTCTTCCTGTTCGCTGCCGTCAGTAACCTGGCGCTCCTCATCAGCGTGTCACGCGGTCGCGGCCGGCGTCTGGCATCTCACCTGCGTCCTCTCATCATCAGCTTGGCGTCCGCTGACCTGATGATGACCTTCATCGTGATGCCGCTGGACATGGTGTGGAACGTGACGGTGCAGTGGTATGCCGGAGATGGGCTCTGTAAGCTGCTGTGCTTCCTGAAGCTCTTTGCCATGCAAACCTCTGCCTTCATCCTGGTGGTTATCAGTCTGGACCGGCATCACGCCATCCTGCGCCCTCTGGACTCACTCAACGCCCACCACAGGAACAGGAGGATGTTACTGCTGGCCTGGATACTCAGCGCGCTGATCGCATCGccacag CTGTTCATCTTCCGGACGGTCAAAGCGGAGAGCGTGGACTTCACTCAATGCGTTACTCATGGGAGTTTCCGCGAGCGCTGGCATGAGACGGCGTACAACATGTTTCATTTCGTGACGCTGTACGTGATTCCgctgctggtcatgagctggtgtTACACCTGCATCCTCATCGAGATCAACAGACAGCTGCACAAGAGCAAAG CTGGCGAGTCTCTGAGACGCAGCGGCACAGACATGATCCCGAAGGCCCGGATGAAGACGCTGAAGATGACCATCATCATCGTCCTATCGTTCGTGGTCTGCTGGACGCCCTACTATCTGCTGGGCATCTGGTACTGGTTCCAGCCGGAGATGCTGAAGGTCACGCCCGAGTACATCCATCACCTGCTCTTCGTGTTCGGGAACCTAAACACCTGCTGCGACCCGGTGATCTACGGCCTTTACACGCCCTCGTTCCGCGCCGATCTCGCCCGCTGCTGCCGCTGCCGGACCCCCGTAGACTCCCCACGCTCTCTGGACCGGCTCTCGGCCCGACACGAGCACGAGTCCAACCCGGCCAGCGTGAAGAGCACTTAA